One region of Anaeromyxobacter paludicola genomic DNA includes:
- a CDS encoding glycosyltransferase family 2 protein, which yields MADPGAFIVVVNWNGAALLPACLEALLAQSPRPEVLVVDNGSADASAAAVARFPGVGWLPLGRNAGFAEANNVGLRRGLEAGARWLGVVNPDVVVQPGWLAALVAAGEAHPRAALLGGLLLLGDAPDRVNSTGLVLDRLGRVKDRDFGLPVAALRRPEGPVAGLTGGALLCRAEALREIGLFDPGYWAYYEDADLSLRAARRGFESRYVPGARALHGFGKSFGAGSPRQKYWLARNHLRFVAAHWPVPFVLAAAPLLAAWRAGVAAPLALARGRGRLAGAHLRGAGAGLLAAGDRLLARAGLRRGGGGAS from the coding sequence ATGGCCGACCCCGGCGCCTTCATCGTGGTGGTCAACTGGAACGGCGCCGCGCTGCTCCCCGCCTGCCTCGAGGCGCTCCTCGCCCAGTCGCCCCGCCCCGAGGTCCTCGTGGTGGACAACGGCTCCGCCGACGCGAGCGCGGCGGCGGTGGCCCGGTTCCCCGGCGTGGGGTGGCTGCCGCTCGGGCGCAACGCCGGCTTCGCCGAGGCGAACAACGTGGGGCTGCGGCGGGGGCTCGAGGCCGGGGCCCGCTGGCTCGGCGTGGTGAACCCGGACGTGGTGGTGCAGCCGGGGTGGCTCGCGGCCCTCGTCGCCGCCGGCGAGGCCCACCCCCGGGCGGCGCTGCTCGGCGGGCTCCTGCTCCTCGGGGACGCGCCCGACCGCGTGAACTCGACCGGCCTCGTGCTCGACCGGCTCGGGCGGGTGAAGGACCGCGACTTCGGCCTGCCGGTCGCGGCGCTGCGCCGGCCGGAGGGGCCGGTGGCGGGGCTCACCGGGGGCGCCCTCCTCTGCCGGGCCGAGGCGCTGCGGGAGATCGGCCTCTTCGACCCGGGCTACTGGGCCTACTACGAGGACGCCGACCTGTCGCTCCGGGCGGCGCGCCGGGGCTTCGAGTCCCGCTACGTGCCGGGCGCCCGGGCCCTCCACGGGTTCGGCAAGAGCTTCGGCGCGGGCTCGCCCCGGCAGAAGTACTGGCTCGCCCGCAACCACCTGCGCTTCGTGGCGGCGCACTGGCCGGTGCCCTTCGTGCTCGCGGCGGCGCCGCTCCTGGCGGCCTGGCGGGCCGGGGTGGCCGCGCCGCTCGCGCTCGCGCGCGGGCGGGGCCGGCTCGCGGGGGCCCACCTGCGGGGCGCCGGCGCGGGGCTGCTCGCGGCGGGCGACCGGTTGCTCGCCCGGGCCGGGCTCCGGCGCGGGGGCGGCGGCGCGTCCTAG
- the rfbB gene encoding dTDP-glucose 4,6-dehydratase, with protein MNVLLTGGAGFIGSNLVRWLLANRPEWRVVNLDKLTYAGNAENLADVVGHPRYRFVRGDVANGELVADLLATERIDAVMHLAAESHVDRSILTPAVFVETNVVGTQMLLEAARARGVARFLHVSTDEVYGSLGPTGYFTEETPLDPSSPYSASKAGSDLLALAYAHTFGMPVVVTRCSNNYGRYQFPEKLIPLMIANAIRDLPLPVYGDGRNVRDWIHVEDHCAGLVAALERGKAGEVYNFGASSERENIRIVEGVLDALGKPRSLITYVKDRPGHDRRYAIDAAKARRELGWAPRWTFEDGLADTVTWYREHRDWWERVISGEYLRYYEKQYGDRR; from the coding sequence ATGAACGTCCTCCTCACCGGCGGGGCCGGCTTCATCGGCTCGAACCTCGTGCGCTGGCTGCTCGCGAACCGGCCGGAGTGGCGGGTCGTCAACCTCGACAAGCTCACCTACGCCGGCAACGCCGAGAACCTGGCCGACGTGGTGGGCCACCCGCGCTACCGCTTCGTGCGGGGCGACGTCGCGAACGGCGAGCTCGTGGCCGACCTCCTCGCCACCGAGCGGATCGACGCGGTGATGCACCTCGCGGCCGAGAGCCACGTGGACCGGTCCATCCTCACCCCCGCGGTCTTCGTCGAGACCAACGTGGTCGGCACGCAGATGCTGCTCGAGGCGGCCCGCGCGCGCGGCGTGGCGCGCTTCCTCCACGTCTCCACCGACGAGGTCTACGGCTCGCTCGGGCCCACCGGGTACTTCACCGAGGAGACCCCGCTCGACCCCTCGAGCCCCTACTCGGCCTCGAAGGCCGGCTCCGACCTCCTGGCGCTCGCCTACGCGCACACCTTCGGGATGCCGGTGGTGGTGACCCGCTGCTCCAACAACTACGGGCGCTACCAGTTCCCGGAGAAGCTCATCCCGCTCATGATCGCGAACGCGATCCGCGACCTGCCGCTGCCGGTGTACGGCGACGGCCGGAACGTGCGCGACTGGATCCACGTCGAGGACCACTGCGCCGGCCTGGTGGCGGCGCTCGAGCGCGGCAAGGCGGGCGAGGTCTACAACTTCGGCGCGTCGAGCGAGCGCGAGAACATCCGCATCGTCGAGGGCGTGCTCGACGCCCTGGGCAAGCCGCGCAGCCTCATCACCTACGTGAAGGACCGGCCCGGCCACGACCGGCGCTACGCCATCGACGCCGCCAAGGCGCGCCGCGAGCTGGGCTGGGCGCCGCGCTGGACCTTCGAGGACGGCCTCGCCGACACGGTGACCTGGTACCGCGAGCACCGGGACTGGTGGGAGCGGGTCATCTCCGGCGAGTACCTGCGCTACTACGAGAAGCAATACGGGGACCGCCGGTGA
- a CDS encoding SDR family oxidoreductase, translated as MRVAVTGANGLLGGEAVALLAPAHEVLAVGRGACRLPPGRHRWAEADLGDGRSVERALREFRAEAVLHAGAMTDVDACERDPEQAWRVNAGGTEQVARACRALGARLVAVSTDYVFDGEAGPYREEDVPNPRGAYARSKRVGEEAALLLAPDCAVARVAVVYSGRPGAKSTFATQIVERLSRGEPVRAFCDQLVSPTLAANAAAMTCELLLGTSYRGVLHTSGATVVDRVEFARRVAARFGLAGEIVPVRVADVQLASPRPLRSGLVVDRARALLRAQPLELAAQLDRFHAEWQARPAR; from the coding sequence GTGAGGGTCGCCGTGACCGGCGCGAACGGGCTCCTCGGCGGCGAGGCCGTGGCGCTGCTCGCGCCGGCGCACGAGGTGCTCGCCGTGGGCCGCGGCGCCTGCCGGCTGCCGCCGGGGCGCCACCGCTGGGCGGAGGCGGACCTCGGGGACGGGCGCTCCGTCGAGCGGGCCCTGCGCGAGTTCCGCGCCGAGGCGGTGCTCCACGCCGGCGCCATGACCGACGTGGACGCCTGCGAGCGCGACCCGGAGCAGGCCTGGCGCGTCAACGCCGGCGGGACCGAGCAGGTGGCCCGCGCCTGCCGCGCGCTCGGGGCGCGGCTGGTGGCCGTCTCCACCGACTACGTGTTCGACGGCGAGGCCGGCCCCTACCGCGAGGAGGACGTCCCGAACCCGCGCGGCGCCTACGCCCGCTCGAAGCGCGTGGGGGAGGAGGCCGCGCTCCTGCTCGCCCCGGACTGCGCGGTGGCCCGGGTGGCGGTGGTGTACAGCGGCCGCCCCGGCGCGAAGAGCACCTTCGCCACGCAGATCGTCGAGCGGCTGTCGCGCGGGGAGCCGGTCCGGGCGTTCTGCGACCAGCTCGTCTCGCCGACGCTGGCCGCCAACGCCGCTGCCATGACCTGCGAGCTGCTCCTCGGGACCTCGTACCGCGGCGTGCTGCACACGAGCGGCGCCACGGTGGTGGACCGCGTCGAGTTCGCGCGCCGGGTCGCGGCCCGCTTCGGCCTCGCGGGGGAGATCGTGCCGGTGAGGGTGGCCGACGTGCAGCTCGCGTCGCCGCGCCCGCTCCGGAGCGGGCTGGTCGTGGATCGGGCCCGCGCCCTCCTGCGCGCCCAGCCGCTCGAGCTCGCGGCGCAGCTCGACCGGTTCCACGCGGAGTGGCAGGCGAGGCCGGCCCGGTGA
- a CDS encoding dTDP-4-dehydrorhamnose 3,5-epimerase family protein, whose protein sequence is MAQKLIDGVRVKQLKVIPDERGRLMEMLRRDDEVFLEFGQTYLTTMYPGVTKAWHYHKLQHDNFVCVRGMIKLVLFDERDGSPTRGTVNEFFLGDHNAQLVVIPPNVWHGFKNIGETESLIVNIVTKPYDYQSPDEYRLPAHENHIPYDWARKDG, encoded by the coding sequence ATGGCGCAGAAGCTCATCGACGGCGTTCGCGTGAAGCAGCTCAAGGTCATCCCCGACGAGCGCGGGCGGCTCATGGAGATGCTCCGGCGGGACGACGAGGTCTTCCTCGAGTTCGGCCAGACCTACCTCACCACCATGTACCCGGGGGTGACCAAGGCCTGGCACTACCACAAGCTGCAGCACGACAACTTCGTGTGCGTGCGGGGCATGATCAAGCTCGTCCTCTTCGACGAGCGGGACGGCTCGCCGACGCGCGGCACGGTGAACGAGTTCTTCCTCGGCGATCACAACGCGCAGCTGGTCGTCATCCCGCCGAACGTCTGGCACGGGTTCAAGAACATCGGCGAGACCGAGTCGCTCATCGTGAACATCGTGACGAAGCCGTACGACTACCAGTCGCCCGACGAGTACCGGCTCCCGGCGCACGAGAACCACATCCCGTACGACTGGGCCCGGAAGGACGGCTAG
- a CDS encoding ABC transporter permease gives MNALSRPFVELYRFRELLALLVGRDLKVRYKRSVLGMFWSLLNPLLQMVVYTLVFSTIMKVGVPQFPVFLLSGLLPWTLISVSSIASAHALLNNQGLIRKVAVPQAVYPIAVVGSKLVDLLLSLVPLALLAALMGRVPGPSWLMLLPALAFATAFTAGLSLLFSSLMVFFRDTRHLIDILFQVWFYLTPVIYPASYLEKLPYPAVRRALELNPAAPIVRCFQSAIYDGRVPDPRTLLLAAGWAALSLGAGLAIFERVQDRHIHYF, from the coding sequence GTGAACGCCCTCTCGCGCCCCTTCGTGGAGCTCTACCGCTTCCGGGAGCTCCTCGCCCTGCTGGTCGGGCGGGACCTCAAGGTCCGCTACAAGCGGAGCGTGCTGGGGATGTTCTGGTCCCTGCTCAACCCGCTCCTGCAGATGGTGGTCTACACGCTCGTCTTCTCCACCATCATGAAGGTGGGCGTGCCGCAGTTCCCGGTCTTCCTGCTCTCCGGGCTCCTGCCCTGGACCCTCATCTCGGTCTCGAGCATCGCCTCGGCGCACGCGCTCCTCAACAACCAGGGGCTGATCCGCAAGGTGGCGGTGCCGCAGGCGGTCTACCCGATCGCGGTGGTCGGCTCGAAGCTGGTGGACCTGCTCCTCTCGCTCGTGCCGCTCGCCCTCCTCGCCGCGCTCATGGGCCGGGTGCCCGGCCCGAGCTGGCTCATGCTCCTCCCGGCGCTCGCCTTCGCGACCGCCTTCACCGCCGGGCTGTCGCTGCTCTTCAGCTCGCTCATGGTGTTCTTCCGGGACACGCGGCACCTCATCGACATCCTCTTCCAGGTCTGGTTCTACCTGACCCCGGTCATCTACCCCGCGAGCTACCTCGAGAAGCTCCCGTACCCGGCGGTGCGCCGGGCGCTCGAGCTCAACCCGGCCGCCCCCATCGTCCGCTGCTTCCAGAGCGCCATCTACGACGGGCGCGTCCCCGACCCGCGCACGCTGCTCCTCGCCGCCGGCTGGGCCGCGCTCTCGCTCGGCGCCGGGCTCGCGATCTTCGAGCGGGTGCAGGACCGCCACATCCACTACTTCTGA
- a CDS encoding glycosyltransferase family 9 protein — protein MKLGPLQFLAPLDGGRDGDKVLVIGSGSMPRVTRLVDGLREKFPNSRLSVLVRRGAQESLPRREGVEYVPNEGPKPAFVQRLRAERFDRAFVLLADEPGYWKLKALAPAVGAGALYGVNENFDWFPLDVKNSHLLAAHLRWRMESSLRQAGGQRSGLVSAALKALAYPATLAYLVAYERGAQLQARARGATPWKRENRPGGERGKA, from the coding sequence GTGAAGCTCGGACCCTTGCAGTTCCTGGCGCCGCTCGACGGCGGCCGCGACGGCGACAAGGTGCTGGTCATCGGCTCGGGCTCCATGCCGCGCGTGACCCGGCTCGTGGACGGGCTGCGGGAGAAGTTCCCGAACAGCCGCCTCTCGGTGCTGGTGCGGCGCGGCGCGCAGGAGTCGCTCCCGCGCCGCGAGGGGGTGGAGTACGTCCCCAACGAGGGACCGAAGCCGGCGTTCGTCCAGCGGCTCCGGGCCGAGCGCTTCGACCGCGCCTTCGTGCTCCTCGCCGACGAGCCGGGCTACTGGAAGCTGAAGGCGCTCGCGCCGGCGGTCGGAGCCGGGGCCCTCTACGGCGTGAACGAGAACTTCGACTGGTTCCCGCTCGACGTGAAGAACTCGCACCTGCTCGCGGCCCACCTGCGCTGGCGCATGGAGAGCTCGCTGCGCCAGGCCGGCGGGCAGCGCTCCGGCCTGGTCTCGGCGGCGCTCAAGGCCCTCGCCTACCCCGCCACCCTCGCCTACCTCGTGGCCTACGAGCGCGGCGCGCAGCTGCAGGCCCGGGCGCGCGGCGCGACCCCCTGGAAGCGCGAGAACCGTCCCGGCGGCGAGCGGGGGAAGGCGTGA
- a CDS encoding sugar phosphate nucleotidyltransferase yields the protein MKGVVLAGGTGSRLFPLTKVTNKHLLPVGREPMIYHPVRKLVGAGMTEILIVTGVEHMGDVVNLLGSGKDFGCRFTYKVQDEAGGIAQALGLAENFAGGDPLCVILGDNVFQDDLAPFAQRFARQKKGARIVLKQVSDPQRFGVAAVKGDRILGIEEKPKAPKSDLAVTGIYFYDARVFDLIRKLKPSARGELEITDVNNGYLARRQLCFETFQGWWTDAGTFESLKLATELVTSAPPAPSGARRARNRAA from the coding sequence ATGAAAGGCGTCGTGCTCGCCGGCGGCACCGGCTCTCGGCTGTTCCCCCTCACCAAGGTGACCAACAAGCACCTCCTGCCGGTCGGCCGGGAGCCGATGATCTACCACCCCGTGAGGAAGCTCGTCGGGGCCGGGATGACCGAGATCCTGATCGTCACCGGGGTCGAGCACATGGGGGACGTGGTGAACCTGCTCGGGTCCGGCAAGGACTTCGGCTGCCGCTTCACCTACAAGGTGCAGGACGAGGCCGGCGGCATCGCCCAGGCGCTCGGGCTCGCCGAGAACTTCGCCGGCGGGGACCCGCTCTGCGTGATCCTGGGCGACAACGTGTTCCAGGACGACCTCGCCCCGTTCGCGCAGCGCTTCGCCCGCCAGAAGAAGGGCGCGCGCATCGTCCTCAAGCAGGTCTCCGACCCGCAGCGGTTCGGCGTGGCCGCCGTGAAGGGCGATCGGATCCTCGGGATCGAGGAGAAGCCGAAGGCGCCCAAGAGCGACCTCGCCGTCACCGGCATCTACTTCTACGATGCGCGGGTGTTCGACCTCATCCGCAAGCTCAAGCCGTCGGCGCGCGGCGAGCTCGAGATCACCGACGTCAACAACGGCTACCTGGCGAGGCGGCAGCTCTGCTTCGAGACCTTCCAGGGCTGGTGGACCGACGCCGGCACCTTCGAGTCGCTCAAGCTCGCCACCGAGCTCGTCACCTCGGCTCCGCCGGCGCCCTCCGGCGCCCGCCGCGCGCGCAACCGCGCGGCCTGA
- a CDS encoding GHMP family kinase ATP-binding protein: MIVRVKAPLRISFCGGGTDVSPYLEQHGGVVLSATINKYAYASLSERPEDGVAIQSLDYDVDARYGVDEVFRTDGELSLVRAVLKRFQLDRGVDIFLHSDAPPGSGLGSSSTMCVAMVALLKKYLGIHLGKYEMAELAYEIERRDLGIKGGKQDQYAAAFGGFNLIEFSAAQTVVNPLRLEDYVVRELEYHLVLCFTGRTRPSEGLIDYQVERYKRAEAGALEALHELKRLTLEMKDALVRGELDRFGRLLHDAFLAKQQMNPRAVPDEINQLYRVARESGALGGKILGAGGGGYLLLFCDFRKKHLVSRALEQAGGKVVDFEFVDHGVQSWFLKLDQGRPPDMTPRALRYARPR, from the coding sequence GTGATCGTCCGGGTCAAGGCGCCCCTGCGCATCAGCTTCTGCGGCGGGGGCACCGACGTGTCCCCCTACCTCGAGCAGCACGGCGGGGTGGTGCTGTCGGCGACCATCAACAAGTACGCCTACGCCTCGCTCTCGGAGCGGCCGGAGGACGGCGTCGCCATCCAGTCCCTCGACTACGACGTGGACGCCCGCTACGGCGTGGACGAGGTGTTCCGGACCGACGGCGAGCTCTCCCTGGTCCGGGCGGTGCTGAAGCGGTTCCAGCTCGACCGCGGCGTGGACATCTTCCTCCACAGCGACGCGCCCCCCGGCTCCGGCCTGGGGTCGTCCTCCACCATGTGCGTCGCCATGGTGGCGCTGCTCAAGAAGTACCTCGGCATCCACCTCGGCAAGTACGAGATGGCCGAGCTGGCCTACGAGATCGAGCGCCGGGACCTCGGCATCAAGGGCGGCAAGCAGGACCAGTACGCCGCGGCCTTCGGCGGCTTCAACCTCATCGAGTTCTCGGCCGCGCAGACGGTGGTGAACCCGCTCCGGCTCGAGGACTACGTCGTGCGCGAGCTGGAGTATCACCTCGTGCTCTGCTTCACCGGCCGGACGCGCCCGTCGGAGGGGCTCATCGACTACCAGGTCGAGCGCTACAAGCGGGCCGAGGCGGGGGCGCTGGAGGCGCTGCACGAGCTGAAGCGGCTCACCCTCGAGATGAAGGACGCGCTGGTCCGCGGCGAGCTCGACCGGTTCGGCCGGCTCCTGCACGACGCCTTCCTGGCGAAGCAGCAGATGAACCCGCGCGCCGTCCCCGACGAGATCAACCAGCTCTACCGGGTGGCCCGCGAGAGCGGCGCCCTCGGCGGCAAGATCCTGGGCGCCGGTGGCGGCGGCTACCTGCTGCTCTTCTGCGACTTCCGCAAGAAGCACCTCGTCTCGCGCGCGCTCGAGCAGGCCGGCGGCAAGGTGGTGGACTTCGAGTTCGTGGACCACGGCGTGCAGAGCTGGTTCCTCAAGCTCGACCAGGGGCGCCCGCCCGACATGACCCCGCGCGCGCTGCGGTACGCGAGGCCCCGGTGA
- a CDS encoding ABC transporter ATP-binding protein, translated as MPGSLSFQHVSICFRMHREKVNTLKEAILGRFRHLGAADELWAVKDVSFDVRPGESVGLIGHNGSGKSTLLKMAAGVLKPTRGTVRVDGRVSPMIELAAGFDPDLTGRDNVFLNGALMGYSRKEMARKFDRIVEFSELGELIDMPVKNYSSGMYARLGFAIAADVEPEILIIDEVLAVGDERFQAKCMERIRAIRASGCTIFYVSHGMDSVEELCGRVLVMHHGELVFDGPPVPAIARYRELQGFSPPAPHSRAG; from the coding sequence ATGCCCGGCTCCCTCTCCTTCCAGCACGTCTCGATCTGCTTCCGGATGCACCGGGAGAAGGTCAACACGCTCAAGGAGGCGATCCTCGGCCGCTTCCGGCACCTCGGCGCCGCCGACGAGCTCTGGGCGGTGAAGGACGTGAGCTTCGACGTCCGGCCGGGCGAGTCGGTCGGGCTCATCGGGCACAACGGCTCCGGCAAAAGCACCCTCCTCAAGATGGCCGCCGGCGTGCTCAAGCCGACCCGGGGCACGGTGCGGGTGGACGGCCGCGTCTCGCCGATGATCGAGCTCGCCGCCGGCTTCGACCCCGACCTCACCGGGCGCGACAACGTCTTCCTGAACGGCGCGCTCATGGGCTACAGCCGCAAGGAGATGGCCCGGAAGTTCGACCGGATCGTCGAGTTCAGCGAGCTCGGCGAGCTCATCGACATGCCGGTGAAGAACTACAGCTCGGGCATGTACGCCCGGCTCGGGTTCGCCATCGCCGCCGACGTCGAGCCGGAGATCCTGATCATCGACGAGGTGCTCGCGGTGGGCGACGAGCGCTTCCAGGCCAAGTGCATGGAGCGGATCCGCGCCATCCGGGCGAGCGGCTGCACCATCTTCTACGTGTCGCACGGCATGGACTCGGTCGAGGAGCTCTGCGGTCGGGTGCTGGTGATGCACCACGGCGAGCTGGTGTTCGACGGGCCGCCGGTGCCGGCCATCGCCCGCTACCGCGAGCTGCAGGGCTTCTCGCCGCCCGCGCCCCACAGCCGCGCCGGCTAG
- a CDS encoding glycosyltransferase — MEFTGERLIPGQVEGDLWAEHYSRYLFVEPLAAGKRVLDLGTGAGYGAHRLAGVAAAVTGVDLSAEAVAWASERYAAPNLRYLQGDARSVPLPDASFDLVVCFEMIEHVAEQEAVLREVRRLLAPGGAFVVSTPNRRYYTDERHEENAFHVREFDVPEFDAFLRGFFPHVGLYLQNHVPALVIGAGGPASAVGAAKLARASSPSPEEAAAGTHYAVAVCSDGPVALEELVFLPEGAGNVLRTREQHLQRALAELEKSRADFARAEAEAEDRTAWARRLEAELGTAGAEVRRLQGELEERTRWAQSLDAELGRARQALRAPEPVAAAPRRSLLRRAGRALLPPIAAAAAVPLAAGLGAAAVGAELAGRLLPRRPRLPSLVPPDHRHATVLVLNYNGRDLLEKNVPHLQAALAEAGGGHQLLVVDNGSDDGSVELLRERFPDVDVLPLARNWFFSAGNDLGVPAVRHDVLVLLNNDMRVERDFLAPLLAPFAEDPDLFAVASQILMAPGKRQEETGLARARWANGRIEFRHDPVPPGQDARPIPILWAGGGAAAFDKRKFVELGGLDLLYDPFYCEDSDLSLRAWARGWKVLFAPASKVWHDHRTTSRRVFGEGYVEEITRRNTLLLHWANLRDLDLLAEHAGALPRIAWAWSRDFGLKGVRSIGRACARAPRALARRLRERAEGPSLREILDCTDAGADPRPARALRPRRAGGEPLKVTMVAPYHLYPVQHGGAVRMYNVVRELSRRGHAVSVVGFVDNEEQLEGGRHLQELCAEVKLLVRDPSPKRGGLLDPGEVTEFQQLAFQRLLGEHVERFDPDVLQVEYTHMAPYARYARGRVTALTEHDIAFMSAYRHALAERGTVGSALAYQRYLRLFRFELEALRRFDLVLAVTPRDAELLRAYAGPGVTVSDRAPTGVDVAAWSGLERRPDGRTALFVGNFQHRPNADALLHFARRVLPELHRRDPEVRLRVVGPHAPPEIRALADDPRVEVLGFVPDLREVYATAGAFVSPIRVAAGVRVKLMEAFAAGVPCVSTSPGAEGLAVAHERELLLADDPAAFAEQTLRLLRDPALGARLAGEARRLVEDHYSWPAIVAALEEEYRAALARKHEGRKTA, encoded by the coding sequence ATGGAATTCACAGGGGAGCGGCTCATCCCCGGGCAGGTCGAGGGCGACCTGTGGGCCGAGCACTACTCGCGCTACCTCTTCGTCGAGCCGCTCGCCGCGGGGAAGCGGGTCCTCGACCTCGGCACCGGCGCCGGCTACGGCGCCCACCGGCTGGCCGGCGTGGCGGCCGCGGTGACCGGGGTGGACCTCTCCGCCGAGGCGGTGGCCTGGGCGTCCGAGCGGTACGCCGCGCCGAACCTCCGCTACCTCCAGGGCGACGCCCGGAGCGTCCCCCTCCCCGACGCCTCCTTCGACCTCGTCGTCTGCTTCGAGATGATCGAGCACGTCGCGGAGCAGGAGGCGGTGCTCCGCGAGGTCCGCCGGCTGCTCGCCCCGGGCGGCGCCTTCGTCGTCTCCACGCCGAACCGGCGCTACTACACGGACGAGCGGCACGAGGAGAACGCCTTCCACGTGCGCGAGTTCGACGTCCCGGAGTTCGACGCCTTCCTCCGCGGCTTCTTCCCGCACGTCGGCCTCTACCTGCAAAACCACGTCCCGGCGCTCGTCATCGGCGCGGGCGGACCGGCCAGCGCGGTCGGAGCGGCGAAGCTCGCCCGCGCGAGCTCGCCCTCGCCCGAGGAGGCCGCCGCCGGCACCCACTACGCCGTCGCGGTCTGCAGCGACGGGCCCGTCGCGCTCGAGGAGCTGGTCTTCCTGCCCGAGGGGGCGGGCAACGTGCTCCGCACGCGCGAGCAGCACCTCCAGCGCGCCCTCGCCGAGCTCGAGAAGTCGCGCGCCGACTTCGCCCGGGCGGAGGCCGAGGCGGAGGACCGCACCGCCTGGGCGCGGCGGCTCGAGGCCGAGCTCGGAACCGCCGGCGCCGAGGTGCGGCGCCTCCAGGGGGAGCTCGAGGAACGGACCCGCTGGGCGCAGTCGCTCGACGCCGAGCTCGGCCGGGCGCGCCAGGCGCTCCGCGCGCCGGAGCCCGTCGCCGCGGCGCCGCGGCGCTCCCTCTTGCGCCGCGCCGGGCGGGCGCTCCTGCCGCCCATCGCCGCCGCCGCCGCCGTGCCGCTCGCGGCCGGGCTCGGCGCCGCCGCCGTCGGGGCCGAGCTCGCCGGGCGCCTCCTGCCCCGCCGCCCGCGGCTCCCGAGCCTGGTCCCGCCCGACCACCGCCACGCCACCGTCCTCGTCCTCAACTACAACGGCCGCGATCTCCTCGAGAAGAACGTCCCCCACCTGCAGGCGGCGCTCGCCGAGGCGGGCGGCGGCCACCAGCTCCTGGTGGTGGACAACGGCTCGGACGACGGCAGCGTCGAGCTGCTCCGCGAGCGCTTCCCCGACGTGGACGTGCTGCCGCTCGCCCGGAACTGGTTCTTCTCGGCCGGCAACGACCTCGGGGTCCCGGCGGTGCGGCACGACGTGCTCGTGCTCCTCAACAACGACATGCGGGTCGAGCGGGACTTCCTCGCGCCGCTGCTCGCGCCCTTCGCGGAGGACCCCGACCTGTTCGCGGTCGCGAGCCAGATCCTGATGGCGCCCGGCAAGCGGCAGGAGGAGACCGGGCTCGCCCGCGCCCGCTGGGCCAACGGCCGGATCGAGTTCCGGCACGACCCGGTGCCGCCCGGCCAGGACGCCCGCCCCATCCCCATCCTCTGGGCCGGCGGTGGCGCCGCCGCCTTCGACAAGCGCAAGTTCGTGGAGCTCGGCGGCCTCGACCTGCTCTACGACCCGTTCTACTGCGAGGACTCCGACCTCTCGCTGCGGGCCTGGGCGCGCGGCTGGAAGGTGCTCTTCGCGCCGGCGAGCAAGGTCTGGCACGACCACCGGACCACCAGCCGCCGCGTCTTCGGCGAGGGCTACGTCGAGGAGATCACCCGGCGCAACACGCTGCTCCTCCACTGGGCCAACCTGCGAGACCTCGATCTCCTGGCCGAGCACGCCGGGGCGCTCCCGCGCATCGCCTGGGCCTGGAGCCGCGACTTCGGGCTGAAGGGGGTCCGCTCCATCGGCCGCGCCTGCGCGCGGGCGCCGCGGGCCCTGGCGCGGCGGCTGCGCGAGCGGGCCGAGGGGCCGAGCCTGCGGGAGATCCTCGACTGCACCGACGCCGGCGCCGACCCGCGGCCGGCGCGGGCGCTCCGGCCCCGCCGGGCCGGCGGCGAGCCGCTCAAGGTGACGATGGTCGCGCCGTACCACCTCTACCCGGTCCAGCACGGCGGGGCGGTGCGCATGTACAACGTGGTCCGCGAGCTCTCGCGGCGCGGCCACGCCGTGAGCGTCGTCGGCTTCGTGGACAACGAGGAGCAGCTCGAGGGCGGGCGGCACCTCCAAGAGCTCTGCGCCGAGGTGAAGCTCCTGGTGCGCGACCCGTCGCCGAAGCGCGGGGGGCTCCTCGACCCGGGCGAGGTGACCGAGTTCCAGCAGCTCGCCTTCCAGCGGCTCCTGGGCGAGCACGTCGAGCGGTTCGACCCCGACGTGCTGCAGGTGGAGTACACGCACATGGCGCCCTACGCCCGCTACGCGCGCGGCCGGGTGACGGCGCTCACCGAGCACGACATCGCCTTCATGTCGGCCTACCGCCACGCCCTCGCCGAGCGGGGCACGGTGGGGAGCGCGCTCGCCTACCAGCGCTACCTGCGCCTCTTCCGCTTCGAGCTCGAGGCGCTGCGCCGCTTCGACCTCGTGCTCGCGGTCACCCCGCGCGACGCGGAGCTCCTGCGGGCCTACGCCGGCCCCGGCGTGACCGTCTCCGACCGCGCCCCCACCGGCGTGGACGTGGCCGCCTGGAGCGGGCTCGAGCGCCGGCCCGACGGCCGCACCGCGCTCTTCGTGGGCAACTTCCAGCACCGGCCCAACGCCGACGCGCTGCTCCACTTCGCCCGCCGGGTGCTGCCGGAACTGCACCGGCGCGATCCCGAGGTCCGCCTGCGGGTGGTCGGGCCCCACGCGCCCCCGGAGATCCGGGCCCTCGCCGACGACCCGCGGGTCGAGGTGCTCGGGTTCGTCCCCGACCTGCGCGAGGTCTACGCCACCGCCGGCGCCTTCGTCTCGCCCATCCGCGTCGCCGCGGGGGTCCGGGTGAAGCTGATGGAGGCCTTCGCCGCGGGCGTGCCCTGCGTCTCCACCTCGCCGGGCGCCGAGGGGCTCGCGGTGGCCCACGAGCGGGAGCTGCTCCTCGCCGACGACCCGGCCGCCTTCGCCGAGCAGACGCTCCGGCTGCTCCGCGACCCGGCCCTCGGCGCCCGCCTCGCGGGGGAGGCCCGCCGGCTCGTCGAGGACCACTACTCCTGGCCCGCGATCGTGGCGGCCCTCGAGGAAGAGTACCGGGCCGCGCTGGCTCGAAAGCACGAGGGGAGGAAGACCGCGTGA